The following proteins are encoded in a genomic region of Streptomyces sp. NBC_01723:
- a CDS encoding carbon-nitrogen family hydrolase, whose translation MRASLIQIAVNEDETPEARRVRAAALVREQAGADLVVLPELWTTGAFAFDDFEARAEPLTGPTHEAMAKAASDTGVWLHAGSVPERGPDGVLYNTSLVFSPSGDLAASYRKIHRFGFDKGEAVLMGAGREPVTVRLPETSLGLATCYDLRFPELFRSLVDAGAETLVIPAGWPERRRAHWTLLAQARAVENQAFVLACGTAGTHAGVPQAGHSIVVDPWGEVLAEAGAGEEVLTVEFDPAKVATTREQFPALKDRVMGAAAPHPR comes from the coding sequence GTGCGCGCCTCTTTGATTCAAATCGCTGTGAATGAGGACGAAACGCCCGAAGCGCGTCGAGTGCGCGCGGCGGCTCTGGTTCGGGAGCAGGCGGGCGCCGATCTCGTGGTGCTGCCGGAGCTGTGGACCACCGGGGCGTTCGCCTTCGACGACTTCGAGGCGCGGGCCGAGCCGCTGACCGGCCCCACGCACGAGGCGATGGCCAAGGCGGCGAGCGACACGGGCGTGTGGCTGCACGCGGGTTCGGTCCCCGAGCGGGGCCCGGACGGAGTGCTGTACAACACCTCGCTCGTCTTCTCCCCCTCCGGCGACCTGGCCGCCTCCTACCGCAAGATCCACCGCTTCGGCTTCGACAAGGGCGAGGCCGTGCTGATGGGCGCGGGGCGCGAGCCGGTGACGGTCCGTCTGCCGGAGACCAGCCTCGGGCTGGCGACCTGCTACGACCTGCGCTTCCCCGAACTCTTCCGCTCGCTCGTCGACGCCGGGGCCGAGACGCTCGTGATCCCGGCGGGCTGGCCGGAGCGCCGCCGGGCCCACTGGACGCTCCTCGCCCAGGCACGGGCGGTGGAGAACCAGGCGTTCGTCCTCGCCTGCGGAACGGCCGGGACGCACGCCGGAGTTCCGCAGGCCGGTCACTCGATCGTGGTCGACCCCTGGGGCGAGGTGCTGGCGGAGGCCGGGGCCGGCGAGGAGGTCCTCACGGTGGAGTTCGACCCGGCGAAGGTGGCGACGACCCGGGAGCAGTTCCCGGCCCTGAAGGACCGCGTGATGGGGGCGGCGGCCCCGCACCCGCGGTAG
- a CDS encoding pirin family protein: protein MPAVTVENPLTLPRVSASADAVARPVLTVTTAPSGFEGEGFPVRRAFAGINYRHLDPFIMMDQMGEVEYAPGEPKGTPWHPHRGFETVTYIIDGIFDHQDSQGGGGTITNGDTQWMTAGSGLLHIEAPPEQLVMSGGLFHGLQLWVNLPARDKMMAPRYQDIRSGSVQLLTSPDGGALLRVIAGELDGHDGPGITHTPITMVHATLAPGAEVTLPWREEFNGLAYVLAGRGSVGAERRPVRLGQTAVFGAGGSLTVRADEKQDAHTPDLEVVLLGGRPIREPMAHYGPFVMNTRDELQQAFEDFQKGRLGTVPAVHGMTEDGL, encoded by the coding sequence ATGCCCGCAGTGACCGTCGAGAACCCGTTGACGCTGCCCCGTGTATCCGCGTCCGCCGACGCCGTCGCACGCCCCGTACTGACCGTCACGACCGCTCCCAGCGGTTTCGAGGGGGAGGGCTTCCCGGTGCGCCGCGCGTTCGCCGGGATCAACTACCGCCATCTCGACCCGTTCATCATGATGGACCAGATGGGCGAGGTGGAGTACGCGCCCGGCGAGCCCAAGGGCACGCCCTGGCACCCGCACCGCGGCTTCGAGACCGTCACCTACATCATCGACGGGATCTTCGACCACCAGGACAGCCAGGGCGGTGGCGGCACCATCACCAACGGCGACACCCAGTGGATGACGGCGGGCTCCGGACTGCTGCACATCGAGGCGCCGCCGGAGCAGCTGGTGATGTCCGGCGGCCTCTTCCACGGGCTCCAGCTGTGGGTGAACCTGCCGGCCCGGGACAAGATGATGGCCCCGAGGTACCAGGACATCCGCAGTGGCAGCGTCCAGCTGCTCACCTCCCCCGACGGCGGCGCGCTGCTGCGCGTCATCGCCGGTGAGCTGGACGGTCACGACGGCCCCGGGATCACGCACACGCCGATCACCATGGTCCACGCCACGCTCGCCCCGGGCGCCGAGGTCACCCTGCCCTGGCGGGAGGAGTTCAACGGCCTGGCCTACGTGCTGGCGGGACGCGGCTCCGTGGGCGCCGAGCGGCGGCCGGTGCGCCTCGGGCAGACCGCGGTCTTCGGGGCGGGCGGTTCGCTGACCGTCCGGGCGGACGAGAAGCAGGACGCGCACACCCCGGACCTGGAGGTCGTGCTGCTCGGCGGGCGGCCGATCCGGGAGCCGATGGCGCACTACGGGCCGTTCGTGATGAACACGCGCGACGAGCTCCAGCAGGCCTTCGAGGACTTCCAGAAGGGCCGGCTGGGGACGGTCCCGGCGGTGCACGGGATGACCGAGGACGGTCTGTAG
- a CDS encoding maleylpyruvate isomerase family mycothiol-dependent enzyme, with the protein MSLHPTLQPYADAWTHSIEAISELVQPLAEAEWNRRTPCPGWSVRDVVSHVLGLDSEMLGDPRPIHTLPRDLFHVTNDHQRYTEMQVDVRRHHTAPEMTSELEYMIIRRNRQLRNESRDPGTKVRGPLSTELTLEEAMRRHAFAVWAHEQDLRTALGRPGNLDSPGAHVARDVLLDELPAVVAERADAPRSSAVVFDVHGPVEFLRTIRVDIQGRGTLETAPALGPAATLTMDWETYFRLACGRVSLQASADRIKTEGDPDLTDAILRHFTVTA; encoded by the coding sequence GTGAGTCTGCATCCCACCCTCCAGCCCTACGCCGACGCCTGGACTCACTCCATCGAGGCGATATCCGAGCTGGTCCAGCCGCTTGCGGAAGCAGAGTGGAACCGCCGTACCCCCTGCCCGGGCTGGTCGGTGCGGGACGTCGTCTCCCACGTCCTGGGCCTGGACTCCGAGATGCTCGGCGACCCCCGCCCCATCCACACCCTGCCGCGCGACCTCTTCCACGTCACCAACGACCACCAGCGCTACACGGAGATGCAGGTCGACGTCCGCCGCCACCACACGGCCCCCGAGATGACCTCCGAGCTGGAGTACATGATCATCCGGCGCAACCGCCAGCTGCGGAACGAGTCGCGGGACCCGGGTACGAAGGTGCGCGGCCCGCTCTCCACCGAGCTGACCCTGGAGGAGGCGATGCGCCGGCACGCCTTCGCCGTGTGGGCGCACGAGCAGGACCTGCGCACCGCCCTCGGCCGCCCCGGCAACCTCGACTCCCCGGGCGCGCACGTCGCCCGTGACGTGCTGCTCGACGAGCTGCCGGCCGTCGTCGCCGAACGCGCGGACGCGCCGCGCAGCTCCGCCGTCGTCTTCGACGTGCACGGCCCGGTCGAGTTCCTGCGCACCATCCGCGTCGACATCCAGGGCCGCGGCACGCTGGAGACGGCGCCCGCGCTCGGCCCCGCGGCGACGCTGACCATGGACTGGGAGACGTACTTCCGCCTGGCCTGCGGCCGCGTGAGCCTCCAGGCGTCGGCGGACCGCATCAAGACGGAGGGCGACCCGGACCTGACGGACGCGATCCTGCGCCACTTCACCGTTACCGCGTAG
- a CDS encoding ankyrin repeat domain-containing protein — translation MKQRQQKKLSRHLFEAILLGDAARVRTVLRAGADPERGDGEGTLPLYEAAVSGRTEIVRLLLEAGASPDTESSGVGAEGTPLCAAACWGHAETVRELLAHGADPGLREDHGAGRSPLDWANDGPHPETAALLIAAGAAPRTKTV, via the coding sequence ATGAAGCAGCGGCAGCAGAAGAAACTTTCCCGCCACCTCTTCGAAGCGATACTGCTGGGGGACGCCGCTCGTGTGCGGACGGTGCTGCGGGCCGGTGCCGACCCCGAGCGGGGCGACGGCGAGGGCACGCTCCCCCTGTACGAGGCGGCGGTGAGCGGCAGGACCGAGATCGTGCGGCTGCTGCTGGAGGCGGGCGCCTCTCCCGACACCGAGAGCAGCGGAGTCGGCGCGGAGGGCACCCCGTTGTGCGCGGCGGCGTGCTGGGGGCACGCGGAAACCGTGCGGGAACTGTTGGCGCACGGCGCCGATCCGGGGCTCCGGGAGGACCACGGAGCCGGCCGCTCCCCCCTGGACTGGGCGAACGACGGCCCCCACCCGGAGACCGCCGCGCTCCTGATCGCGGCGGGGGCGGCGCCCCGCACTAAAACCGTGTAG
- a CDS encoding M18 family aminopeptidase produces the protein MSAPSRFDRGHTDDLMSFLAASPTPYHAVATAAERLEKAGFRQVAETDAWEGASGGRYVLRGGALVAWYVPEGAEPHTPFRIVGAHTDSPNLRVKPRPDSGAHGWRQVAVEVYGGPLMNSWLDRDLGLAGRLSLRDGSTRLVNIDRPLLRVPQLAIHMDRNVSAEGLKLDKQRHLQPVWGLGDSVHDGDLIAFLEEETGLTRGDVTGWDLMTHSVEAPAYLGRDNELVAGPRMDNLLSVHAGTAALIAAAASGSDLSCIPVLAAFDHEETGSQSDTGADGPLLGSVLERSVFARGGSYEDRARAFAGTVCLSSDTGHAVHPNYAERHDPTHHPRVNGGPLLKVNVNNRYATDGSGRAVFAAACEKADVPFQTFVSNNSMPCGTTIGPITAARHGISTVDIGVAILSMHSARELCGADDPHLLANALVAFLRP, from the coding sequence ATGAGCGCACCGTCCCGCTTCGACCGCGGCCACACCGACGACCTGATGTCCTTCCTGGCGGCCAGCCCGACGCCGTACCACGCGGTGGCGACCGCCGCCGAGCGGCTGGAGAAGGCCGGATTCCGGCAGGTCGCCGAGACGGACGCGTGGGAGGGGGCCTCCGGCGGCAGGTACGTGCTGCGCGGCGGCGCGCTCGTGGCCTGGTACGTGCCGGAGGGCGCCGAGCCCCACACCCCCTTCCGCATCGTCGGCGCGCACACCGACTCCCCCAACCTGCGCGTCAAGCCGCGCCCGGACAGCGGGGCGCACGGCTGGCGCCAGGTCGCCGTGGAGGTCTACGGCGGTCCCCTGATGAACTCCTGGCTCGACCGCGACCTGGGCCTGGCCGGCCGGCTCTCGCTGCGCGACGGCTCCACCCGGCTGGTCAACATCGACCGCCCGCTGCTGCGCGTTCCGCAGCTCGCCATCCACATGGACCGCAACGTGTCCGCGGAGGGCCTCAAGCTCGACAAGCAGCGCCACCTCCAGCCCGTCTGGGGCCTCGGCGACTCCGTCCACGACGGCGACCTGATCGCCTTCCTGGAGGAGGAGACGGGTCTGACCCGCGGGGACGTCACCGGCTGGGACCTGATGACCCACTCCGTGGAGGCCCCCGCCTACCTGGGCCGTGACAACGAGCTGGTGGCCGGGCCGCGCATGGACAACCTCCTGTCGGTGCACGCCGGAACGGCCGCCCTGATCGCGGCCGCCGCCTCGGGGTCCGACCTCTCCTGCATCCCCGTACTCGCCGCCTTCGACCACGAGGAGACCGGCTCCCAGTCGGACACCGGCGCCGACGGCCCGCTGCTCGGCAGCGTCCTGGAGCGCTCGGTGTTCGCGCGCGGCGGCTCGTACGAGGACCGGGCGCGCGCCTTCGCCGGCACCGTCTGCCTGTCGTCCGACACGGGCCACGCCGTCCACCCCAACTACGCGGAGCGGCACGACCCGACGCACCACCCGCGCGTCAACGGCGGCCCCCTCCTCAAGGTGAACGTCAACAACCGCTACGCCACCGACGGTTCGGGCCGCGCGGTCTTCGCCGCCGCCTGCGAGAAGGCGGACGTCCCCTTCCAGACCTTCGTCTCCAACAACTCCATGCCGTGCGGCACCACCATCGGCCCGATCACCGCGGCACGGCACGGCATCAGCACCGTGGACATCGGCGTGGCGATCCTGTCGATGCACAGCGCCCGGGAGTTGTGCGGCGCCGACGACCCGCACCTGCTGGCCAACGCGCTGGTGGCGTTCCTCCGCCCGTAG
- a CDS encoding DUF6458 family protein, producing MGLGGCIILIAVGAILTFATDWDMQGVNLDLVGVIFMVVGLIGVATFSSIARRRRVMVPPTTQVVEDRSHQPRDGYSNGYGA from the coding sequence ATGGGCCTCGGCGGGTGCATCATCCTCATCGCCGTGGGAGCCATCCTCACGTTCGCGACCGACTGGGACATGCAGGGCGTCAACCTCGACCTGGTCGGGGTCATCTTCATGGTGGTCGGCCTGATCGGAGTCGCGACGTTCAGCAGCATCGCCCGGCGCAGGCGCGTCATGGTGCCGCCGACGACCCAGGTCGTCGAGGACCGCTCCCACCAGCCGCGTGACGGCTACAGCAACGGCTACGGCGCCTGA
- a CDS encoding lactococcin 972 family bacteriocin yields MRMKNGLKAAAAAGAIVMAVATPALAKSVDVSGGRWSYDVGANYAYSNFYHSVNYHASSVHGRSWAYSGCTANKKWSKASVEKSSIHPNSAHYDASC; encoded by the coding sequence ATGCGTATGAAGAACGGACTCAAGGCCGCAGCCGCCGCCGGTGCCATCGTCATGGCCGTCGCCACCCCCGCGCTGGCCAAGTCGGTCGACGTCAGTGGCGGCCGGTGGAGCTACGACGTGGGCGCGAACTACGCCTACTCGAACTTCTACCACAGCGTCAATTACCACGCTTCCTCCGTTCACGGAAGGAGCTGGGCGTACAGCGGCTGCACCGCCAACAAGAAGTGGTCCAAGGCCTCGGTGGAGAAGTCGAGCATCCACCCCAACAGTGCCCATTACGACGCGTCCTGCTGA
- a CDS encoding acyl-CoA dehydrogenase, with product MGHYKPNLRDIEFNLFEVLGRDKVYGTGPFAEMDTDTAKSVLEELTRLSENELAESFADADRNPPVFDPETNTAPVPASFKKSYQAFMDSEYWRLGLPEEIGGTTAPRSLIWAYAELILGANPAVWMYSSGPAFAGILFEEGNEVQKHIASFAVEKQWGSTMVLTEPDAGSDVGAGRTKAVQQEDGSWHIEGVKRFITSGEHDMSENILHYVLARPEGAGPGTKGLSLFLVPKYEFDFETGELGERNGVYATNVEHKMGLKASNTCEMTFGDRHPAKGWLIGDKHDGIRQMFRIIEFARMMVGTKAISTLSTGYLNALEYAKERVQGPDLANFMDKSAPKVTVTHHPDVRRSLMTQKAYAEGMRALVMYTASVQDEIQVKEANGEDASTEHALNDLLLPIVKGYGSEKAYEQLAQSLQTFGGSGFLQEYPIEQYIRDAKIDTLYEGTTAIQGQDYFFRKIVRNQGAALNSLAEDIKKFLALATGGEELSGAREHLAKAAVELEAIVGLMLTDLAATEQDVKNIYKVGLNTTRLLLASGDVVVGYLLLKGAAVAAEKLPTASARDKAFYTGKIAAAKFFAANVLPGLTLARKVAQGVELDLMELDEAAF from the coding sequence ATGGGGCACTACAAGCCGAATCTCCGGGACATCGAGTTCAACCTCTTCGAGGTGCTCGGCCGTGACAAGGTTTACGGCACCGGCCCGTTCGCGGAGATGGACACGGACACCGCCAAGAGCGTCCTGGAGGAGCTGACGCGCCTCTCGGAGAACGAGCTGGCCGAGTCCTTCGCCGACGCCGACCGCAACCCGCCGGTCTTCGACCCGGAGACCAACACCGCGCCGGTCCCGGCGTCCTTCAAGAAGAGCTACCAGGCCTTCATGGACTCCGAGTACTGGCGCCTGGGCCTGCCCGAGGAGATCGGCGGCACCACCGCGCCGCGCTCCCTGATCTGGGCCTACGCGGAGCTGATCCTCGGCGCCAACCCGGCCGTGTGGATGTACTCCTCCGGCCCGGCGTTCGCCGGCATCCTCTTCGAGGAGGGCAACGAGGTGCAGAAGCACATCGCCTCGTTCGCCGTCGAGAAGCAGTGGGGCTCCACCATGGTGCTCACCGAGCCGGACGCCGGCTCGGACGTCGGCGCCGGCCGCACCAAGGCGGTCCAGCAGGAGGACGGCTCCTGGCACATCGAGGGCGTGAAGCGCTTCATCACGTCCGGCGAGCACGACATGTCGGAGAACATCCTCCACTACGTCCTCGCCCGCCCCGAGGGCGCGGGCCCCGGCACCAAGGGCCTGTCCCTCTTCCTCGTCCCGAAGTACGAGTTCGACTTCGAGACCGGCGAGCTGGGCGAGCGCAACGGCGTCTACGCCACCAACGTCGAGCACAAGATGGGCCTGAAGGCCTCCAACACCTGCGAGATGACCTTCGGCGACCGCCACCCCGCCAAGGGCTGGCTGATCGGCGACAAGCACGACGGCATCCGCCAGATGTTCCGGATCATCGAGTTCGCCCGCATGATGGTCGGCACGAAGGCGATCTCCACCCTGTCGACGGGCTACCTGAACGCGCTGGAGTACGCCAAGGAGCGCGTCCAGGGCCCCGACCTGGCCAACTTCATGGACAAGTCGGCCCCCAAGGTCACCGTCACGCACCACCCGGACGTCCGCCGCTCGCTCATGACGCAGAAGGCGTACGCCGAGGGCATGCGCGCGCTGGTGATGTACACCGCGTCCGTGCAGGACGAGATCCAGGTCAAGGAGGCGAACGGCGAGGACGCCTCGACCGAGCACGCCCTCAACGACCTGCTCCTGCCGATCGTCAAGGGCTACGGCTCGGAGAAGGCCTACGAGCAGCTCGCGCAGTCGCTCCAGACCTTCGGCGGCTCCGGGTTCCTCCAGGAGTACCCGATCGAGCAGTACATCCGCGACGCCAAGATCGACACCCTGTACGAGGGCACCACGGCGATCCAGGGCCAGGACTACTTCTTCCGGAAGATCGTCCGCAACCAGGGCGCCGCGCTGAACTCGCTCGCCGAGGACATCAAGAAGTTCCTGGCGCTGGCCACCGGCGGCGAGGAGCTGTCCGGCGCCCGCGAGCACCTGGCCAAGGCGGCCGTCGAGCTGGAGGCCATCGTCGGCCTGATGCTCACCGACCTCGCCGCCACCGAGCAGGACGTCAAGAACATCTACAAGGTCGGGCTGAACACCACCCGCCTGCTGCTCGCCTCCGGCGACGTGGTCGTCGGCTACCTGCTCCTCAAGGGCGCCGCGGTGGCCGCCGAGAAGCTGCCGACCGCCTCCGCCCGGGACAAGGCCTTCTACACCGGCAAGATCGCCGCCGCGAAGTTCTTCGCCGCGAACGTCCTGCCCGGCCTGACCCTGGCCCGCAAGGTCGCCCAGGGCGTCGAGCTGGACCTGATGGAGCTGGACGAGGCCGCCTTCTAG
- a CDS encoding SseB family protein, giving the protein MYGYDQTAGPQQQQYAPPPQQPMAGGYGQQPPLYPEPSPPSLADAVRAFTTGQMSAEDFQQIFATSKVYCPRGDNPGFLALHNTQQPVIPMFTGLKELRRYAGKESKYFVITGAEVIDLLPTGYGFVLDMEGEHRMVFDAKAVEQMVDFAMRRMYG; this is encoded by the coding sequence ATGTACGGCTACGACCAGACCGCGGGTCCTCAGCAGCAGCAGTACGCCCCGCCGCCGCAGCAGCCGATGGCCGGCGGATACGGGCAGCAGCCGCCGCTGTACCCCGAGCCGTCCCCGCCCTCGCTCGCGGACGCGGTGCGCGCCTTCACCACCGGTCAGATGTCCGCCGAGGACTTCCAGCAGATCTTCGCCACCTCGAAGGTCTACTGCCCGCGCGGCGACAACCCCGGGTTCCTCGCGCTGCACAACACCCAGCAGCCGGTGATCCCGATGTTCACCGGCCTGAAGGAACTGCGCCGGTACGCGGGCAAGGAGTCCAAGTACTTCGTGATCACCGGGGCGGAGGTGATCGACCTGCTGCCGACCGGCTACGGCTTCGTCCTGGACATGGAGGGCGAGCACCGGATGGTCTTCGACGCGAAGGCCGTCGAACAGATGGTCGATTTCGCGATGCGCCGGATGTACGGCTAG
- a CDS encoding MFS transporter yields MSTAASAGPGLPGDPPGGRRAMAVWGIGVAVYFVAVIFRTSLGVAGLDAADRFHVNASALSTFSILQLLVYAGMQIPVGLLVDRLGTKRVLGIGVVLFTAGQLGFAFSPSYGTALASRALLGCGDAMTFISVLRLGTRWFPARRGPMVAQLAGLVGMAGNLVSTLVLARLLHGVGWTAAFAGSALAGVVVFVLLLLFLKDHPEGHEPEPMPHQGAAYVRRQIALSWREPGTRLGLWVHFTTQFPAMVFLLLWGMPFLVEAQGLSQATAGTLLTLVVLSNMTVGLVYGQIIARHHAARLPLALGTVGATSVLWAVTLAYPADHAPMWLLVVLCTVLGACGPASMIGFDFARPANPPERQGTASGITNMGGFVASMTTLFAVGVLLDATGDDYAVAFSSVFVLQALGITQILRLRKRAARRESERLVASRVETVHVPA; encoded by the coding sequence ATGAGCACGGCCGCCTCGGCCGGGCCCGGCCTGCCCGGCGATCCGCCGGGCGGCCGGCGTGCGATGGCCGTCTGGGGCATCGGCGTCGCCGTCTACTTCGTCGCCGTCATCTTCCGTACGTCGCTGGGGGTCGCGGGTCTCGACGCCGCCGACCGGTTCCACGTCAACGCCTCGGCGCTGTCCACCTTCTCCATCCTCCAGCTGCTGGTCTACGCCGGTATGCAGATACCCGTCGGCCTGCTGGTCGACCGGCTCGGCACCAAGCGGGTGCTGGGCATCGGCGTGGTGCTGTTCACGGCCGGGCAGCTCGGCTTCGCCTTCTCACCGTCGTACGGGACGGCGCTCGCCTCGCGGGCGCTGCTGGGCTGCGGCGACGCGATGACCTTCATCAGCGTGCTGCGGCTGGGCACCCGCTGGTTCCCCGCCCGCCGGGGGCCGATGGTCGCCCAGCTCGCCGGCCTCGTCGGCATGGCGGGCAACCTGGTCTCCACCCTCGTCCTCGCCCGGCTGCTGCACGGCGTCGGCTGGACGGCCGCGTTCGCGGGCAGCGCGCTCGCCGGTGTGGTGGTCTTCGTCCTGCTGCTGCTCTTCCTGAAGGACCACCCCGAGGGCCACGAGCCGGAGCCGATGCCGCATCAGGGGGCCGCGTACGTACGGCGGCAGATCGCGCTGTCCTGGCGGGAGCCGGGGACGAGGCTGGGGCTGTGGGTGCACTTCACCACCCAGTTCCCGGCGATGGTCTTCCTGCTGCTGTGGGGCATGCCGTTCCTGGTCGAGGCGCAGGGGCTGTCCCAGGCCACGGCCGGCACGCTGCTCACCCTCGTCGTGCTGTCCAACATGACCGTCGGCCTGGTCTACGGCCAGATCATCGCCCGGCACCACGCGGCGCGGCTGCCGCTGGCGCTCGGCACGGTGGGTGCGACGTCGGTCCTGTGGGCGGTGACGCTGGCCTACCCGGCCGACCACGCGCCGATGTGGCTGCTGGTCGTGCTGTGCACGGTGCTCGGGGCGTGCGGGCCGGCGTCGATGATCGGCTTCGACTTCGCGCGTCCGGCGAATCCGCCGGAGCGGCAGGGGACGGCGTCCGGGATCACGAACATGGGGGGTTTCGTGGCGTCGATGACCACGTTGTTCGCGGTGGGGGTGCTGCTGGATGCGACGGGGGACGACTATGCCGTCGCGTTCTCTTCCGTCTTCGTGTTGCAGGCGCTCGGGATCACGCAGATTCTTCGGCTGCGGAAGCGGGCGGCTCGGAGGGAGAGCGAGCGGTTGGTCGCGAGTCGGGTGGAGACGGTGCACGTTCCCGCGTAG
- a CDS encoding LURP-one-related/scramblase family protein: MRFLVYDRLLGIGDDYWIEDDSGNKVYLVDGKAMRLRDTWELKDAQGRVLIDIHQKMLALRDTMVIERAGEPLARIKRKRLSLLRNHYRVALADGTELDVSGKILDREFAVEYDGELLAVISRRRLTLRDTYGVDVVRDDADPALLIALTVCVIHLAEKEREKDDGEDD; encoded by the coding sequence ATGAGATTCCTCGTGTACGACCGGCTCCTCGGCATCGGTGACGACTACTGGATCGAGGACGACTCCGGCAACAAGGTGTACCTCGTCGACGGCAAGGCGATGCGGCTGCGGGACACCTGGGAGCTGAAGGACGCCCAGGGACGCGTGCTCATCGACATCCACCAGAAGATGCTCGCCCTGCGCGACACCATGGTGATCGAGCGGGCCGGCGAACCCCTGGCGCGGATCAAGCGGAAACGTCTCTCCCTGCTGCGCAACCACTACCGCGTCGCCCTGGCCGACGGCACCGAGCTGGACGTCAGTGGCAAGATCCTCGACCGGGAGTTCGCCGTCGAGTACGACGGCGAACTGCTGGCCGTCATCTCCCGCCGCCGGCTGACCCTCCGGGACACCTACGGCGTGGACGTCGTACGGGACGACGCGGACCCGGCGCTGCTGATCGCGCTGACCGTGTGCGTGATCCACCTGGCGGAGAAGGAGCGGGAGAAGGACGACGGCGAGGACGACTGA